The Gemmatimonadaceae bacterium genome contains a region encoding:
- a CDS encoding TatD family hydrolase, whose protein sequence is MHDFIDSHAHLADPAFDADRDEVIYRARAAGARAIVCIGESLAAAARAQTIAEAHRGFVHWTAGIHPHDAASFAPGRDIEPLETLLHSGARAVGECGLDYHYDNSPREAQREAFVAQLDIANRLKLPVVVHTRDAEDDTRALVVAAGRRGVVGVLHCYTGSRALATDAVDAGWYVSFSGIVTFKNWTDDELLRVIPDDRLLAESDSPYLAPVPYRGKRNEPAWVSLTVARLAAARNTTPDVLGALVAENARRLFALDVSSGQGA, encoded by the coding sequence ATGCATGACTTCATCGACAGCCACGCGCATCTCGCCGATCCCGCCTTCGACGCGGATCGCGACGAGGTCATCTATCGGGCGCGCGCTGCCGGAGCTCGCGCCATCGTCTGTATCGGTGAATCCCTTGCCGCTGCCGCGCGTGCACAAACGATAGCCGAGGCGCATCGCGGCTTTGTGCATTGGACGGCCGGCATTCACCCACACGACGCCGCGTCGTTCGCTCCCGGGCGCGACATCGAGCCTCTCGAGACACTCCTTCACTCCGGAGCACGTGCCGTTGGTGAGTGTGGGCTCGACTACCACTATGACAACTCTCCGCGTGAGGCACAGCGCGAGGCGTTCGTCGCGCAGCTCGACATCGCCAACCGCCTGAAGCTTCCCGTCGTCGTGCACACGCGTGACGCCGAAGACGACACGCGCGCACTCGTGGTCGCTGCCGGCCGACGCGGCGTCGTCGGCGTGCTGCACTGCTACACAGGATCGCGCGCGCTCGCGACTGATGCTGTCGACGCCGGCTGGTACGTCTCATTCAGCGGCATCGTGACTTTCAAGAACTGGACGGACGACGAGCTGCTGAGAGTGATCCCCGATGACAGACTGCTGGCCGAGTCCGATTCACCGTATCTCGCGCCGGTTCCGTATCGCGGTAAGCGCAACGAGCCTGCTTGGGTGAGTCTCACGGTCGCGCGTCTCGCCGCCGCTCGGAACACCACGCCGGACGTACTCGGCGCCCTCGTCGCCGAGAACGCGCGACGCCTCTTCGCTCTCGATGTTTCGTCGGGACAGGGCGCCTAG
- the secF gene encoding protein translocase subunit SecF, with product MLRILHDTKYDFIRYWKQAAVITIAWIVVGLGFLAFHGLNRSIEFTGGTLVQLQFHQPPQIDDIRAIVDQAGFPNSEITKFGSDTDYTVRAQQHGGGTAASSGASSDTTATIIEAALTKRYASNVRFIRSEFVGPRVGAELSRNAAIAVLISFLVTLIYLAVRFEWRFGLAAVIATAHDVLTTFAFMAMLRLEISLTVVAAILTVIGYSLNDTIIIFDRVRENLRKQRKESLRDVLNRSINETLPRSVLTHATTLAATLALLFFAGEVIRPFAWIMAFGIFTGTFSSIYVAGALLLWIERKWPRPTGAEGKGAARAVAEDRRRSRTESAVASR from the coding sequence ATGCTACGCATTCTTCACGACACGAAGTACGACTTCATCCGCTACTGGAAGCAGGCGGCGGTCATCACCATCGCCTGGATCGTCGTCGGTCTCGGCTTCCTCGCTTTCCACGGGCTGAACCGCAGCATCGAGTTCACGGGCGGCACGCTCGTGCAGCTGCAGTTTCATCAGCCGCCGCAAATCGACGACATTCGGGCGATTGTCGATCAGGCCGGATTCCCGAATTCAGAGATCACGAAATTCGGCTCCGACACGGACTACACGGTGCGTGCCCAGCAGCATGGCGGCGGTACTGCGGCGTCCTCCGGTGCTTCGAGTGACACCACCGCGACGATCATCGAGGCGGCGCTCACGAAACGTTACGCCTCGAACGTCCGTTTCATTCGCAGCGAGTTCGTCGGGCCTCGCGTCGGTGCCGAGCTGAGTCGCAACGCCGCGATCGCCGTGCTCATCTCGTTCCTCGTCACGTTGATTTACCTCGCGGTGCGATTCGAGTGGCGGTTCGGTCTCGCCGCCGTCATCGCGACGGCGCACGACGTCCTCACCACGTTCGCCTTCATGGCGATGTTGCGTCTCGAGATATCGCTCACCGTCGTCGCCGCGATTCTCACCGTCATCGGGTACTCGCTCAACGACACGATCATCATCTTCGACCGCGTCCGTGAGAACTTGCGAAAGCAACGCAAGGAGTCGTTGCGCGATGTGCTCAACCGCTCCATCAACGAAACGCTGCCGCGGTCGGTCTTGACGCACGCCACGACCCTTGCGGCAACGCTCGCGCTGCTCTTCTTCGCCGGTGAAGTGATCCGGCCATTCGCCTGGATCATGGCATTCGGAATCTTCACCGGAACGTTCAGCTCCATTTACGTTGCCGGTGCGCTCCTTCTCTGGATCGAGCGCAAGTGGCCGCGTCCGACGGGTGCCGAAGGGAAGGGCGCTGCGCGTGCCGTGGCCGAAGACCGCCGCCGTTCGCGGACGGAGAGCGCCGTCGCCAGCCGCTGA
- the secD gene encoding protein translocase subunit SecD — protein MSNLKYRIGLIVALCIVSIWALFPRDVKVRQFGADGVPRDVVQRLVPLRKGLDLQGGTYLALEVDESKQAIPADKIPDAIDRALKTVRNRIEGIGVSESVVQKQGNDRIVVQIPGIQDPERAKAIVQQQAFLEFRITDKTQALERVLPRLDQVIRDKGLATTTAAKGTVAAPTQPATSKGLQGLLTSTDTAKNAAKKDSAKSDTSVAALPTGGPFSSLIQQSPSQMPGEYLVDADNAAKVEGYLGLPEIKAAMPPGKEMLPSNDSTSLQGKTYKLFYVVDAKPIITGEALTDARPNTSPLEGTIVQFTLDNLGGRRFKTETGRHVHDYMAIVLDHRVMGRPPIIQGAIGTSGQITMGQGRDIRDAQDLALVLRAGALPVPLRVAEVHNIGPTLGQDSINKGFRAGAIAIGLVVLILLFYYRFSGALAVAGLALYVLYTLAILAGFDAVLTLPGLAGFVLSIGIAVDANVLIFERIREELDRGKTVRTAIDEGFRHARPAIIDSNVSTILTAAVLYQYGTGPVKGFAVTLIAGIAASLFTAIFVVRTFYIIWLNRSRGAQTLSI, from the coding sequence ATGTCCAATCTGAAGTACCGCATCGGGCTCATCGTCGCGCTTTGTATCGTTTCGATCTGGGCACTCTTCCCTCGTGACGTCAAAGTTCGCCAGTTCGGCGCCGACGGTGTTCCGCGCGACGTCGTTCAGCGCCTCGTGCCCTTGCGGAAGGGTCTGGACCTGCAGGGGGGAACCTACCTTGCCCTCGAGGTCGACGAGTCGAAGCAGGCGATTCCGGCAGACAAGATTCCAGATGCGATCGACCGTGCCCTGAAAACCGTCCGCAACCGCATCGAAGGCATCGGCGTGTCCGAGTCCGTCGTGCAGAAGCAGGGCAACGATCGGATCGTCGTTCAGATTCCTGGTATTCAGGATCCCGAGCGTGCAAAGGCGATCGTCCAGCAGCAGGCGTTCCTCGAGTTTCGCATTACGGACAAGACACAGGCACTCGAGCGCGTGCTGCCGCGATTGGATCAGGTCATTCGCGACAAGGGACTCGCTACGACCACGGCGGCGAAGGGTACTGTAGCGGCGCCGACTCAGCCCGCGACCTCGAAGGGACTTCAGGGACTTCTCACGTCGACGGACACGGCCAAGAACGCCGCGAAGAAGGACAGTGCGAAGTCGGATACGTCGGTCGCAGCACTGCCGACGGGCGGGCCCTTCTCGAGCCTCATTCAGCAGAGCCCGAGCCAGATGCCTGGTGAGTATCTCGTCGACGCGGACAACGCAGCAAAGGTCGAAGGCTATCTCGGGTTGCCCGAGATCAAGGCCGCGATGCCTCCAGGCAAGGAGATGCTGCCGAGCAACGACTCGACGTCGCTGCAGGGCAAGACGTACAAGCTCTTTTACGTCGTCGACGCCAAGCCGATCATCACCGGCGAGGCCCTCACCGATGCGCGGCCAAATACGTCGCCGCTCGAGGGAACGATCGTCCAGTTCACGCTCGACAATCTCGGCGGTCGTCGTTTCAAGACGGAAACCGGGCGTCACGTGCACGATTACATGGCCATCGTCCTCGACCACCGCGTGATGGGTCGGCCGCCGATCATCCAGGGTGCGATCGGTACGAGCGGACAGATCACGATGGGGCAGGGACGTGACATCCGTGACGCGCAGGATCTCGCGCTCGTGCTCCGTGCCGGCGCGTTGCCCGTTCCGCTGCGTGTTGCGGAAGTTCATAACATCGGCCCCACGCTTGGACAGGACTCGATCAACAAAGGCTTCCGCGCCGGTGCCATCGCAATCGGGCTCGTCGTGTTGATCCTGCTCTTCTACTACCGCTTTTCCGGAGCCCTCGCGGTTGCCGGACTCGCGCTCTACGTGCTCTATACACTCGCCATACTCGCCGGCTTCGACGCCGTGCTCACCCTCCCTGGTCTCGCGGGCTTTGTCCTGTCGATCGGTATCGCCGTCGACGCGAACGTGCTCATCTTCGAGCGAATACGAGAAGAGCTGGATCGCGGCAAAACGGTGCGAACGGCGATCGACGAAGGATTCCGCCACGCACGGCCGGCGATCATCGACTCGAACGTGTCGACGATCCTGACCGCTGCGGTGCTGTATCAGTACGGCACCGGCCCGGTCAAAGGCTTTGCCGTCACGCTGATCGCCGGTATTGCTGCTTCTCTGTTCACGGCGATCTTCGTCGTACGCACTTTCTACATCATCTGGCTGAACCGCTCGCGCGGCGCCCAGACGCTCAGCATCTGA
- a CDS encoding sigma factor-like helix-turn-helix DNA-binding protein, giving the protein MSPAFRSVEGGADSHEDPNPPKPAGPVQALLNEVQLAACWAGIVANLDAACRMAARFVSTQSVEDIVHTAAVLFVEDAQRSTNPEPFPPNKDRFRRKFLRTVRDHAIDCIRDSTSPACPVHSHWGIDPEPDVRGRHLADRELDTLFARNDRGTYDAPVPTVRRAKDDLDGLHYILRSHMEDLSQTEREIVDEAYFQELSREEIAARRGISLNTYDNHRKAACRKLRDSMMAVVDFCADIDLPDWYDRLKEMNKRCGARQRRRASRKKENRSNSGGDRSNFEENPSNSRGAPEKNGRAPDLSVAVTTKS; this is encoded by the coding sequence GTGTCTCCGGCCTTCCGCAGTGTGGAAGGCGGGGCCGACTCGCATGAGGATCCGAATCCGCCCAAGCCGGCGGGACCGGTGCAAGCGTTGCTCAACGAGGTCCAGCTCGCGGCATGCTGGGCTGGCATCGTCGCCAACCTCGACGCTGCCTGCCGCATGGCAGCGCGATTCGTTTCGACGCAGAGCGTTGAAGACATCGTTCATACCGCCGCCGTGCTGTTCGTGGAAGACGCGCAGCGGTCGACGAACCCGGAGCCGTTTCCGCCGAACAAGGACCGATTTCGGCGCAAGTTCCTCAGAACGGTTCGCGATCATGCCATCGACTGCATCCGCGACAGCACGTCGCCCGCGTGCCCTGTGCATTCCCATTGGGGCATCGATCCGGAGCCCGACGTCCGTGGCCGCCACCTCGCCGACCGCGAGCTCGACACCCTGTTCGCGCGGAACGACCGCGGCACGTACGACGCGCCCGTGCCTACCGTCCGTCGCGCCAAGGACGACCTCGATGGCCTCCACTACATCCTTCGCTCGCACATGGAGGACCTGTCGCAAACCGAGCGGGAGATAGTCGACGAAGCCTACTTTCAAGAGCTTTCACGGGAGGAAATCGCCGCGCGCCGCGGCATCAGTCTGAATACCTACGACAACCATAGAAAGGCCGCATGCCGCAAGCTGCGCGACTCGATGATGGCGGTAGTCGACTTCTGCGCTGACATAGATCTCCCGGACTGGTACGATCGCCTCAAGGAGATGAACAAGCGGTGCGGGGCCAGACAACGGCGACGTGCGTCCCGCAAGAAAGAGAACCGGTCCAACTCTGGAGGCGACCGTTCCAACTTCGAAGAGAACCCGTCCAACTCTCGAGGCGCCCCCGAGAAAAACGGACGCGCCCCTGACCTATCGGTAGCAGTCACTACCAAATCGTGA